The following are encoded together in the Sphingomonas insulae genome:
- a CDS encoding glycoside hydrolase family 95-like protein — protein sequence MQSHNGVIAVLPAIPPGWDRGSVTGLRARGGATLDIAWVRDAVTVRIVVPFETLRLRPPPGFAFSDSRNGDDTVDLPARGKPYSLSAHRRGGEPIPP from the coding sequence ATGCAGAGCCACAATGGCGTCATCGCGGTGCTGCCCGCCATACCGCCGGGCTGGGACCGGGGATCGGTCACCGGCCTTCGCGCGCGGGGCGGTGCTACGCTGGATATCGCCTGGGTCCGCGATGCCGTGACCGTCCGTATCGTCGTCCCATTCGAGACTCTCCGTCTGCGCCCGCCACCGGGTTTCGCATTTTCCGATAGCAGGAATGGCGACGATACCGTTGATCTTCCGGCGAGAGGAAAACCATACAGCCTGTCCGCTCACCGAAGGGGCGGTGAGCCGATCCCGCCCTGA
- a CDS encoding DUF4167 domain-containing protein: MINNRQQNGRRRGRGGNNNGGGGNGPRQGGQGRPDNGNRIDSRARGNANQLFEKYKNLAGEAQRQGDRVNTEYYLQFADHYFRVLADQRGRFEDNSQPKRQQPFDLNDDDDYGDEGEPIRAGEQDGEGLRDNQREHGQRDNQRDGVQREGQQREYQPRDDRPQRRDRQDGEQRQARNWEDRGNGNRDDRPQREERAAREDRPQREDRVRRPRQDMAEQQPVEVAGQRRADPVNEGESLRDRAEAVLEADSPVLAPKPRRGRPRRDAQVDGAPASTEAMAMPSAVAAPESNGVDADRLPPSLNIAAANDADGEAPKPRRRRTVRTPVAEAPAE; this comes from the coding sequence TTGATCAACAATCGGCAGCAGAACGGCCGTCGTCGCGGTCGTGGCGGCAACAATAACGGTGGCGGTGGCAACGGCCCACGCCAGGGTGGCCAGGGTCGGCCGGACAACGGCAATCGCATCGACAGCCGCGCGCGCGGCAATGCCAACCAGCTGTTCGAGAAGTACAAGAACCTGGCGGGCGAGGCGCAGCGCCAGGGTGACCGGGTCAATACCGAATATTACCTGCAGTTCGCGGACCATTATTTCCGGGTCCTCGCGGACCAGCGCGGCCGGTTCGAGGACAATAGCCAGCCCAAGCGCCAGCAGCCGTTCGACCTGAACGACGACGACGATTACGGCGACGAGGGCGAACCGATCCGCGCCGGCGAGCAGGACGGCGAGGGTCTGCGCGACAACCAGCGCGAACATGGCCAGCGCGACAACCAGCGCGACGGGGTGCAGCGCGAGGGTCAGCAGCGCGAATACCAGCCGCGCGACGATCGCCCGCAGCGCCGCGACCGCCAGGACGGCGAGCAGCGCCAGGCCCGCAACTGGGAAGACCGCGGCAACGGCAATCGCGACGATCGCCCGCAGCGCGAAGAGCGTGCCGCGCGCGAGGATCGCCCGCAGCGCGAGGATCGCGTCCGCCGCCCGCGGCAGGACATGGCCGAGCAGCAGCCGGTAGAGGTTGCCGGCCAGCGCCGCGCCGATCCGGTGAACGAGGGCGAATCGCTCCGCGACCGCGCCGAAGCCGTGCTCGAGGCGGATTCGCCGGTGCTGGCGCCCAAGCCGCGCCGCGGTCGCCCGCGTCGCGACGCGCAGGTCGACGGTGCCCCTGCATCGACCGAGGCGATGGCGATGCCATCGGCCGTCGCTGCGCCGGAGAGCAACGGCGTCGACGCCGATCGCCTGCCGCCGTCGCTCAACATCGCGGCGGCCAATGATGCCGATGGCGAGGCGCCCAAGCCCCGCCGTCGCCGTACCGTCCGCACCCCGGTCGCCGAAGCGCCGGCGGAATAA
- the pcaF gene encoding 3-oxoadipyl-CoA thiolase: MTDAFICDAVRTPIGKLNGALATVRADDLAAIPLRALRDRNPGVDWAAIDDVLMGCANQSGEDNRNVARMAVLLAGLPETVPGVTLNRLCASGLNAVGGAAQAIRSGDAELMIAGGVESMTRAPFVMGKAGAAFDRTQKIEDTTLGWRFVNPAMRAAYGVDTMPETAENVASDWQVTREDQDAFALASQRKAAAAQQNGRFAREIVEVAVPQRKGDALVFARDEHPRATTMEKLAALQPVVRAGGTVTAGNASGLNDGAAAMIVAGERAVVAHGLTPRARIVAMASTGVAPRVMGIGPIEAARKVLRLGGIGIDRLDVIELNEAFASQAIATLRALDIDPFTDDRVNPNGGAIALGHPLGMSGARIAMSAVEELGLRNGRYALAFMCVGVGQGAALLLEHV, translated from the coding sequence ATGACCGACGCCTTCATCTGCGACGCGGTGCGAACACCGATCGGTAAACTGAACGGGGCGCTGGCGACGGTGCGTGCGGACGATCTCGCCGCGATCCCGCTACGCGCGCTGCGCGATCGTAATCCCGGCGTCGACTGGGCTGCGATCGACGACGTGCTGATGGGATGCGCCAATCAGTCGGGCGAGGACAATCGCAACGTCGCGCGCATGGCGGTGCTGCTCGCCGGACTGCCCGAAACGGTGCCAGGCGTCACGCTGAACCGTCTGTGCGCCTCCGGCCTCAACGCCGTTGGCGGCGCGGCGCAGGCGATCCGCAGCGGCGATGCGGAATTGATGATTGCGGGCGGCGTGGAGAGCATGACGCGGGCGCCCTTCGTCATGGGAAAGGCGGGCGCGGCATTCGATCGCACGCAGAAGATCGAGGATACGACGCTCGGCTGGCGGTTCGTCAATCCGGCGATGCGGGCCGCTTATGGTGTGGACACGATGCCGGAGACGGCGGAGAACGTCGCATCGGACTGGCAGGTCACCCGCGAGGATCAGGACGCTTTCGCGCTGGCCAGCCAGCGCAAGGCCGCCGCCGCACAGCAGAACGGACGCTTCGCGCGTGAGATCGTCGAAGTGGCGGTGCCGCAACGCAAGGGCGATGCGCTCGTCTTCGCACGGGACGAGCATCCGCGCGCGACCACGATGGAGAAACTGGCTGCACTGCAGCCTGTCGTCCGGGCCGGCGGTACGGTGACCGCCGGCAACGCTTCGGGCTTGAACGACGGCGCGGCCGCGATGATCGTCGCAGGCGAACGTGCCGTCGTCGCCCACGGCCTGACGCCGCGTGCACGCATCGTCGCGATGGCGTCGACCGGCGTGGCACCCCGGGTCATGGGGATCGGACCGATCGAAGCGGCGCGCAAGGTGCTGCGGCTCGGCGGCATCGGCATCGATCGGCTCGACGTCATCGAACTGAACGAAGCGTTCGCCAGCCAAGCGATCGCGACACTGCGCGCTCTCGATATCGATCCGTTCACCGACGATCGCGTCAACCCGAATGGCGGCGCGATCGCGCTGGGCCATCCCCTCGGCATGTCGGGCGCGCGGATTGCGATGTCGGCGGTGGAGGAGCTTGGCCTGCGGAACGGCCGCTATGCGCTCGCCTTCATGTGCGTGGGCGTGGGGCAGGGCGCCGCACTGCTGCTGGAGCACGTCTGA
- a CDS encoding transposase: MAYIEGHARDQALLLPASVEDYVAADSPVRFIDAFVDDLDLGDAGFVRSQPKATGRPGYDPADMLKLYLYGYLNRVRSSRRLEAETTRNLELIWLLRGLRPDYKTIADFRRDNRSAFKAVFRAFVILCRKLDLFGRELLAVDGTRLKAVNSPGRNFSRDKLARYIAAADERLEGYLVELDAIDRGEDGHGPGRGEVLAAKIARVRERRQAQEAMLDQLTASGESQISLTDPDARAMVTGQKITVGYNSQVAVDAKHKLIVEQHITNAATDMGLLALTAGAAKEALGVEQIDAVADMGYYKGEDIEACEANGITPYVARPKRGSAIANGRFPKDLFATTPKRTRTTARVAGRSTSAIAR, encoded by the coding sequence ATGGCGTACATCGAGGGTCATGCTCGGGACCAAGCACTGCTGCTGCCGGCATCGGTCGAGGACTATGTGGCGGCGGATAGCCCGGTGCGGTTCATCGACGCGTTCGTCGACGACCTCGACCTGGGCGATGCTGGCTTCGTGCGGTCGCAACCGAAGGCGACCGGGCGGCCCGGCTACGATCCGGCCGACATGCTCAAGCTGTACCTGTACGGCTATCTCAACCGGGTGCGGTCGAGCCGGCGCCTGGAAGCGGAGACGACGCGCAACCTCGAGCTGATCTGGCTGCTGCGCGGGTTGCGGCCGGACTACAAGACCATCGCCGACTTTCGTCGCGACAACCGGAGCGCGTTTAAGGCGGTGTTCCGTGCCTTCGTCATCCTGTGTCGCAAGCTCGACCTGTTCGGGCGCGAGCTGCTGGCGGTGGACGGCACGCGGCTGAAGGCGGTGAATAGCCCTGGACGCAACTTTTCCCGCGACAAGCTGGCTAGGTATATCGCCGCAGCCGACGAGCGGCTTGAGGGATATCTGGTCGAGCTGGACGCCATCGACCGCGGCGAGGATGGCCATGGGCCTGGTCGTGGCGAGGTCCTGGCTGCGAAGATCGCCAGGGTGCGCGAGCGGCGGCAGGCGCAGGAGGCGATGCTGGACCAGCTGACCGCCAGCGGTGAGAGCCAGATCTCGCTGACCGACCCGGATGCGCGCGCGATGGTCACGGGTCAAAAGATCACGGTCGGCTACAACTCGCAGGTCGCGGTCGATGCCAAGCACAAGCTCATCGTCGAGCAGCACATCACCAACGCCGCCACGGACATGGGCCTGCTGGCACTTACCGCCGGTGCGGCCAAGGAGGCGCTTGGTGTCGAGCAAATCGATGCGGTTGCCGACATGGGCTATTACAAAGGCGAGGACATTGAGGCGTGTGAGGCGAACGGTATCACGCCCTATGTCGCCCGGCCGAAACGGGGCAGCGCTATCGCCAACGGCCGTTTTCCTAAGGATCTTTTCGCTACGACGCCGAAGCGGACGCGTACCACTGCCCGGGTGGCCGGACGCTCGACATCAGCTATCGCGCGGTGA
- a CDS encoding 23S rRNA (adenine(2030)-N(6))-methyltransferase RlmJ, whose amino-acid sequence MNYRHSFHAGNSADVVKHSLLIALVQALQHKPGALTLIDTHAGCGLYDLDGEEARRTGEATQGVLRVLADPDPLLNDYRAVIEAVNAGAEPHVYPGSPRILAQLLRPQDFLILNEKHPADAYTLRGVMRHTSAAVHERDAYELWLAMLPPRTARGVVVVDPPYEQPDERERVTATLAAAYRKWAHGVTMIWYPLKDRSTHWRWKDQLRKLGIPKLLCVEHWLYDDDQPGIYNGAGLYIVNPPYAFTQALPPLLEALRTVLAPEGHRGDITADWLAV is encoded by the coding sequence ATGAATTATCGCCACTCCTTCCATGCGGGCAATAGCGCTGATGTCGTGAAGCACAGCCTGCTGATCGCCCTCGTGCAGGCGTTGCAGCACAAACCGGGTGCGTTGACCCTGATCGACACCCATGCGGGCTGCGGGCTGTACGACCTTGACGGCGAGGAGGCCCGACGCACCGGCGAGGCCACGCAGGGCGTGCTGCGGGTCCTCGCCGACCCGGACCCCTTGCTGAACGACTATCGCGCCGTCATCGAGGCCGTGAACGCCGGGGCCGAGCCGCACGTCTACCCCGGCTCGCCGAGGATCCTGGCGCAGCTTCTACGCCCGCAGGATTTTTTGATCCTGAACGAGAAACATCCCGCGGACGCCTATACCCTGCGCGGCGTGATGCGCCACACATCCGCTGCCGTGCACGAACGCGACGCCTACGAGCTTTGGCTGGCCATGCTGCCGCCCCGGACCGCGCGCGGCGTCGTGGTCGTCGACCCGCCATACGAGCAGCCCGACGAACGCGAACGGGTTACCGCCACCCTCGCCGCTGCTTACCGCAAATGGGCGCACGGCGTGACGATGATCTGGTATCCGCTGAAAGACCGCAGCACGCATTGGCGCTGGAAGGATCAGTTACGCAAGCTCGGCATCCCGAAATTGCTGTGCGTGGAGCATTGGTTATACGATGACGATCAGCCCGGCATCTATAATGGTGCAGGCCTCTACATCGTCAACCCGCCCTACGCCTTCACGCAGGCGCTGCCGCCTCTGCTGGAAGCCCTGCGCACCGTGCTGGCGCCGGAGGGGCATAGAGGGGACATAACGGCCGATTGGCTGGCCGTTTAA
- a CDS encoding CBS domain-containing protein: protein MTIAAILKGKGSDVVSLPRDATVRQAVTLLADRRIGAVPVVDGDSVVGIFSERDVVYCLAAHGPGALDRPVAEVMTQPVQSVGTDEPAIGALSLMTRRRIRHLPVVDAGRMIGFVSIGDLVKYRIDRIEADAAAMRDYIQQT from the coding sequence ATGACGATCGCGGCGATTCTGAAGGGCAAGGGTAGTGACGTCGTATCGCTGCCGCGCGATGCGACGGTGCGGCAGGCGGTGACGCTGCTCGCCGACAGGCGCATCGGTGCGGTGCCGGTGGTCGACGGCGATTCGGTGGTCGGTATCTTTTCCGAACGCGATGTCGTCTATTGCCTGGCTGCGCACGGCCCCGGGGCACTGGACCGTCCGGTGGCGGAGGTGATGACCCAGCCGGTGCAAAGCGTCGGCACCGACGAACCGGCGATCGGCGCCCTGTCGCTGATGACCCGCCGCCGCATTCGCCACCTGCCGGTGGTGGACGCCGGCCGGATGATCGGATTCGTCTCGATCGGCGATCTGGTGAAGTACCGGATCGACCGGATCGAAGCCGATGCGGCGGCGATGCGCGATTACATCCAGCAAACCTGA
- a CDS encoding lipopolysaccharide biosynthesis protein yields MNPAPNHSEPSAASLGNQVRRAILWRSGSQILAQMVQWAATFLVIRILDPKDYGLYAMTGVVLVFLNMLNGYGLASGLIQRDDVTRRQTRQLFGMLIAVNALLALGQIAIAPIAAAYYRQPEVAQLLRVQALIYVITPFAALPYALLSRAMEFRRQATANIAASLAGAAAALGGALAGWGVWTLVWAPIALYAVRAAILTWGARSLMWPSFDFRGAGHLARYGGIMAAGQFFWFLQSQVDVLIGGRSFDAHALGIYTTALFLAQIFVSKVVPPLNEVAFSAYARIQHDDDAVARAFVQSVRIIMLMAMPFYLGLAVTAEPLVLTALDAKWVEVAPVVRLIALAMPFMTVQVLYSPACDARGRPGVSAQNGAVGALLLGAAFLIGVRWGPIGLAWSWVAAYPLYLFASTWRALPVIGARRRDLALAIIPSGIAAVGMAIVVMMVDHALPPLAAPIRLAILVAAGAVTYGAWLAMFARGTVRELIAVIRKRPVPIAA; encoded by the coding sequence ATGAACCCTGCCCCGAATCACAGCGAACCATCTGCCGCATCGCTGGGGAATCAGGTCCGGCGCGCCATCCTGTGGCGATCCGGCAGCCAGATCCTTGCGCAGATGGTGCAATGGGCGGCGACGTTCCTGGTCATCCGCATCCTCGATCCGAAGGATTACGGACTCTATGCGATGACCGGCGTGGTCCTCGTCTTCCTGAACATGCTCAACGGCTATGGACTGGCAAGTGGCCTGATCCAGCGCGACGATGTGACGCGCCGACAGACGCGGCAGCTGTTCGGCATGCTCATCGCCGTCAACGCCCTGCTGGCACTCGGGCAGATCGCGATCGCACCGATCGCCGCCGCTTATTATCGCCAGCCCGAGGTTGCGCAGCTGCTGCGTGTCCAGGCACTCATCTATGTCATCACACCCTTCGCTGCGCTCCCGTATGCGCTGCTGAGCCGTGCGATGGAATTTCGACGGCAGGCGACGGCGAACATCGCAGCCTCGCTGGCCGGAGCGGCCGCCGCCCTTGGCGGAGCGCTGGCTGGCTGGGGGGTGTGGACGCTCGTCTGGGCGCCGATCGCGCTCTACGCCGTCCGCGCCGCCATACTGACCTGGGGCGCCCGATCGCTGATGTGGCCGAGCTTCGACTTTCGCGGTGCGGGGCATCTGGCCCGCTATGGCGGGATCATGGCGGCGGGACAGTTCTTCTGGTTTCTGCAAAGCCAGGTCGATGTCCTGATCGGCGGCCGATCGTTCGACGCGCACGCGCTGGGCATTTATACGACCGCGCTGTTCCTGGCGCAGATCTTCGTGTCGAAGGTCGTGCCGCCGCTGAACGAGGTCGCCTTCAGCGCCTATGCCCGCATCCAGCACGACGATGATGCGGTGGCGCGCGCTTTCGTGCAATCGGTGCGGATCATCATGCTGATGGCGATGCCCTTCTACCTCGGCCTTGCCGTGACCGCCGAACCGCTGGTGCTGACCGCGCTCGATGCGAAATGGGTCGAAGTGGCGCCGGTCGTGCGGCTGATCGCCCTCGCCATGCCGTTCATGACGGTACAGGTGCTGTATTCACCGGCCTGCGATGCACGGGGGCGCCCCGGGGTGAGCGCGCAAAACGGTGCGGTGGGGGCGTTGCTGCTCGGTGCTGCGTTTCTGATCGGCGTACGCTGGGGACCGATCGGCCTCGCGTGGAGTTGGGTCGCGGCCTATCCGCTATATCTGTTCGCATCGACATGGCGGGCATTGCCAGTGATCGGTGCCCGCAGGCGCGATCTGGCGCTGGCGATCATCCCGTCGGGAATCGCGGCGGTCGGCATGGCGATCGTCGTCATGATGGTCGATCACGCACTGCCGCCGCTGGCCGCGCCCATTCGGCTGGCGATCCTGGTCGCGGCCGGCGCGGTAACCTACGGGGCGTGGCTGGCGATGTTCGCGCGCGGTACGGTGCGCGAACTGATCGCCGTGATCCGCAAGCGCCCGGTGCCGATCGCCGCCTGA
- a CDS encoding MFS transporter: MGSGDRRYGGKALERTRRRYLFAHFCKSLLWHASGLLFAFFLTETCGLPPRTMGALIALSLFVNAIADVGVGRSIAPAMRRPTLVLRRQGAAAGPAGLFFLLFCATPFLPAPIRLGAAVVTLIGFRLAFARMDVPQNALVPLLAPDPTARIRLLAARNICGGSASLLVAVVAAPLLLVTETGSALPHVVWAAIVAGLAVVSAHRLARERGIAVPLMPHAGHRGGRVALPAALILAVACTATAGSTMFRAMEPYAAAYGGAGLGIMIWASLGAILCQPCWAMAGRRLSPRVLPLLAASCALVAAFALAGPLRAGGIAIAVAGLGFGIGSGGLWLMVWTAAIRGNDQPANLRRIAALTAVSKTAQGLAMLWLGHALHGAPYRTDLAAPGMLRSVTMIAALLMIALGGLLLALGERRLSRTARDAGSATPRPAVQTVQDPASPPSAGSAVPAPRAATAG, encoded by the coding sequence ATGGGCAGCGGCGATCGGCGATACGGCGGGAAGGCGCTGGAGAGGACACGGCGGCGCTACCTCTTCGCGCATTTCTGCAAGAGCCTGTTGTGGCACGCCAGTGGCCTGCTCTTCGCTTTCTTCCTCACGGAGACCTGCGGGTTGCCGCCACGGACCATGGGAGCGCTCATCGCCCTGTCGCTCTTCGTCAATGCGATCGCCGACGTCGGGGTCGGCCGGAGCATCGCTCCTGCCATGCGCCGGCCGACGCTCGTCCTGCGCCGGCAGGGCGCTGCGGCCGGTCCCGCCGGCCTGTTCTTTTTGTTGTTTTGCGCGACGCCGTTCCTGCCCGCGCCGATCCGACTGGGCGCCGCGGTCGTGACGCTGATCGGCTTTCGGCTCGCCTTCGCTCGGATGGACGTCCCGCAGAACGCGCTGGTGCCGCTGCTGGCACCGGACCCGACAGCGCGGATTCGCCTGCTCGCCGCGCGTAACATCTGTGGCGGATCGGCCAGCCTGCTGGTCGCCGTGGTCGCTGCACCGCTGCTGCTCGTGACGGAAACGGGCAGCGCACTGCCGCACGTTGTTTGGGCTGCCATCGTCGCCGGGTTGGCCGTGGTCAGCGCCCACCGCCTCGCCCGGGAGCGCGGCATCGCGGTACCCTTGATGCCCCACGCGGGCCATCGCGGCGGACGGGTCGCATTGCCCGCTGCGCTCATCCTTGCCGTCGCCTGTACGGCGACGGCCGGCAGTACGATGTTCCGCGCCATGGAGCCTTATGCCGCCGCTTACGGCGGGGCCGGTCTTGGCATCATGATCTGGGCCTCGCTCGGGGCGATCCTGTGCCAGCCCTGCTGGGCGATGGCCGGCCGCCGGCTGTCTCCCCGCGTATTGCCGTTGCTGGCTGCCAGCTGCGCCCTCGTGGCGGCATTCGCCCTCGCCGGCCCGTTGCGCGCCGGCGGCATCGCTATCGCGGTCGCCGGCCTTGGCTTCGGCATCGGGAGCGGCGGGTTGTGGCTGATGGTCTGGACCGCGGCGATCCGCGGGAACGATCAGCCGGCCAATCTCCGGCGGATCGCGGCACTCACCGCAGTGTCGAAGACTGCGCAGGGCCTGGCGATGCTGTGGCTGGGCCATGCTCTTCATGGCGCGCCCTATCGTACCGATCTCGCGGCACCGGGTATGCTCCGATCGGTGACGATGATCGCCGCGCTGCTGATGATCGCGCTCGGCGGATTGCTGCTGGCGTTGGGGGAGCGGCGGCTCAGTCGAACAGCGCGCGATGCAGGATCAGCGACGCCGCGCCCAGCGGTGCAGACAGTTCAGGATCCAGCGTCGCCACCATCAGCCGGGTCGGCGGTGCCCGCACCCCGCGCCGCGACGGCAGGCTGA
- a CDS encoding TonB-dependent receptor codes for MLLAAAISVPPGVMLAGQAQAQQTTPTAEADDQGDIVVTGFRASQRSATKAKKSAAVILDAVSQDDVGRLPDLNIVEASRRITGVSVVGGADPTKNRDIYQRATIRGLDPRYNLVTIDGIPLASPDWIYRGARLDMLPASLVARIEAIKSVSAQYDPHALGGQINIVSKSAFDQNGKRFFVVNANGGYNDTAGKLVRGGGAAIRADATASTLFGPGEQFGVVASVEYQRLPSTARAELPGDTAGAGWSYFTAAGARTAFPGLSTGAVVPVRNQDYFFENLRTRLSGNLKLEWRPDAATQLSLFGGYYHDTDTETRYEALTLATGAAPAVTPTSGRFAQGDTQQGLTYQPVTRNTWLIDAKGRHDFGDGLILDTTLARSKATYRENRQMIKYDANPRAGAASNGYSAAFGYAYRIVDGRPRLTLNDLVAAASPDAYRALYFRDIHRDLDSTTDFVKVNLGYNAGADDRGLGLNVGAAVTRTDLAYDQRYLEYVPGTAANQAAFGTLNGILYPQTPATYETPGAPYLLVNRTAAWQRFDANRSLFIATDQRANNAADDFHDLETVKAGYVQGVFRADRFDVQAGVRYDDTGLVVDTNQVPTAKGATAYEPVRRRTGYGFWLPSALATVELGDGMRLRGGVSKTIGRPDYGQYAARTTFGVGTDGTLTVSTGNPNLKPREAWNYDLSYEWYLGGGGLISVAGFAKDIRNEIFTSTQQGPATLFQGTTYQTVFVSTPRNAARARVKGLEVSYTLDRIALVPGLGVNANFTLLDGSFDQPVSAAGVASGLPAVRRSSGLIQQPDYIANLTAFYVTGPIELRASYNRIGRAVQSVDGDTPTRDLYQEPRQQFDVQARATLRPGVELVGQVQNLTKAPFVVRQGIDRGLVNYFFPVGRTFWLGLSWKPKL; via the coding sequence ATGCTGCTGGCAGCGGCCATCAGCGTGCCTCCGGGCGTCATGCTGGCCGGGCAGGCGCAGGCGCAGCAGACTACACCGACGGCCGAAGCGGATGACCAGGGCGACATCGTAGTCACCGGTTTTCGCGCCTCTCAGCGATCGGCGACCAAGGCGAAGAAGAGTGCGGCGGTCATCCTTGATGCGGTGTCGCAGGACGATGTCGGCCGGTTGCCCGACCTCAACATCGTCGAGGCTAGCCGCCGGATCACCGGCGTCTCCGTTGTCGGCGGCGCCGACCCGACCAAGAACCGCGACATCTATCAGCGCGCGACGATCCGCGGGCTCGATCCGCGCTACAATCTCGTCACGATCGACGGTATTCCGCTGGCGTCGCCCGACTGGATCTATCGTGGTGCGCGCCTCGACATGCTGCCCGCATCGCTGGTCGCGCGGATCGAGGCGATCAAGAGCGTCAGCGCGCAATATGATCCGCACGCGCTTGGCGGCCAGATCAACATCGTCTCCAAAAGCGCGTTCGACCAGAACGGCAAGCGATTCTTCGTGGTCAACGCCAATGGCGGCTATAACGACACCGCCGGCAAGCTGGTGCGTGGTGGCGGCGCTGCGATCCGCGCCGATGCCACCGCTTCCACGCTGTTCGGCCCGGGCGAGCAGTTCGGCGTCGTCGCGTCGGTCGAATACCAGCGGCTGCCATCGACCGCGCGGGCGGAACTGCCGGGCGACACCGCCGGCGCGGGCTGGAGCTATTTCACCGCGGCCGGCGCACGCACCGCCTTTCCCGGCCTTTCGACCGGCGCCGTCGTGCCGGTACGCAACCAGGATTATTTCTTCGAGAACCTGCGCACCCGCCTGTCGGGCAATCTGAAGCTGGAATGGCGTCCGGACGCGGCGACGCAGCTGTCGCTGTTCGGCGGCTATTACCACGATACGGATACCGAGACTCGTTACGAGGCGCTGACGCTCGCGACCGGCGCGGCGCCCGCGGTCACGCCGACGAGCGGCCGGTTCGCGCAAGGCGACACGCAGCAGGGGCTGACCTATCAGCCGGTGACGCGCAACACCTGGCTGATCGATGCCAAGGGCCGGCATGATTTCGGCGACGGGCTGATCCTCGACACGACGCTCGCACGGTCGAAGGCGACGTATCGCGAAAACCGCCAGATGATAAAATACGACGCCAACCCCCGCGCGGGTGCCGCGTCGAACGGCTATTCGGCGGCGTTCGGCTATGCCTACCGGATCGTGGATGGCCGACCGCGGCTGACGCTCAACGATCTCGTCGCTGCGGCCAGCCCGGACGCCTATCGCGCGCTGTACTTCCGCGACATCCACCGCGATCTCGATTCGACGACCGACTTCGTCAAGGTGAACCTCGGCTACAATGCCGGTGCGGACGATCGTGGCCTGGGGCTCAATGTCGGCGCGGCGGTGACGCGGACCGACCTCGCCTACGATCAGCGCTATCTGGAATATGTCCCCGGCACCGCAGCGAACCAAGCGGCGTTCGGGACGCTGAACGGCATCCTCTATCCGCAGACGCCTGCCACCTATGAAACGCCGGGCGCGCCCTATCTGCTGGTGAACCGCACCGCCGCATGGCAGCGGTTCGACGCCAACCGGTCGCTGTTCATCGCCACCGACCAGCGCGCCAACAATGCCGCTGACGATTTCCACGATCTGGAAACGGTGAAGGCGGGATATGTCCAGGGCGTGTTCCGCGCCGATCGCTTCGACGTGCAGGCGGGCGTCCGCTACGACGACACCGGCCTGGTCGTCGATACCAACCAGGTGCCGACCGCGAAGGGGGCGACCGCCTACGAGCCGGTACGGCGCCGCACGGGCTATGGCTTCTGGCTGCCGTCTGCACTGGCGACCGTCGAGCTCGGCGACGGCATGCGGCTGCGTGGCGGCGTATCGAAGACGATCGGTCGGCCCGACTACGGCCAATATGCCGCCCGCACGACCTTCGGCGTCGGCACCGACGGCACGCTCACCGTCAGCACCGGCAATCCGAACCTCAAGCCGCGCGAGGCGTGGAACTACGACCTGTCCTACGAATGGTATCTGGGCGGCGGGGGGCTGATTTCGGTCGCAGGCTTCGCCAAGGACATCCGCAACGAGATCTTCACGTCGACCCAGCAGGGCCCGGCCACCCTCTTCCAGGGTACGACCTATCAGACGGTCTTCGTCAGCACGCCGCGCAACGCGGCGCGTGCGCGGGTCAAGGGGCTGGAGGTCAGCTATACGCTCGACAGGATCGCCCTCGTGCCGGGGCTTGGCGTCAACGCCAATTTCACGTTGCTCGATGGCTCGTTCGACCAGCCGGTCAGCGCGGCGGGCGTCGCCTCCGGCCTGCCCGCGGTACGGCGCAGCAGCGGGCTGATCCAGCAGCCCGACTATATCGCCAACCTCACCGCCTTCTACGTGACCGGTCCGATCGAGTTGCGCGCCTCGTACAACCGGATCGGTCGCGCGGTGCAGTCGGTCGATGGCGATACCCCGACCCGCGACCTGTATCAGGAGCCCCGCCAGCAGTTCGACGTGCAGGCGCGCGCCACGCTGCGGCCGGGTGTCGAACTGGTCGGGCAGGTCCAGAACCTGACCAAGGCGCCGTTCGTCGTCCGTCAGGGCATCGACCGCGGCCTCGTCAATTATTTCTTCCCGGTCGGGCGTACTTTCTGGCTCGGGCTGTCGTGGAAGCCGAAGCTGTGA
- a CDS encoding transposase: MTRGHANIQYSNPAACAACTIKPRCTSSRWRRINRWENEAVLDRMATRLAARPGILNVRRKTVEHPFGSIKQWMNQGAFLMRGLEKVRAEFSLTALAYNLRRAITLIGVPGLIRAMQA; this comes from the coding sequence GTGACACGCGGCCACGCCAACATCCAATATTCCAACCCCGCCGCCTGTGCCGCCTGCACCATCAAGCCGCGCTGCACGAGCAGCCGCTGGCGGCGCATCAACCGCTGGGAGAACGAGGCGGTGCTGGACCGCATGGCGACGCGGCTCGCCGCTAGGCCCGGTATCCTGAACGTCCGTCGGAAAACGGTCGAGCATCCCTTCGGCTCGATCAAGCAATGGATGAACCAGGGCGCGTTCCTGATGCGCGGGCTGGAGAAGGTGCGTGCCGAGTTCAGCCTGACCGCGCTCGCCTACAATCTCAGGCGAGCCATCACCCTCATCGGAGTGCCGGGGCTGATCCGGGCGATGCAGGCCTGA